In Elaeis guineensis isolate ETL-2024a chromosome 1, EG11, whole genome shotgun sequence, a genomic segment contains:
- the LOC105060173 gene encoding phototropic-responsive NPH3 family protein NPY1 — protein MKFMKLGSKPDAFQSDGSNDRFVVSELATDVIIHVGELRFSLHKFPLLSKSNRLQRLILKASEDSIDEVSMHDFPGGPKAFELCAKFCYGMTVILNAYNVVAARCAAEYLEMTEDVEKGNLIFKIEVFLHSGVFCSWKDSIIVLQTTKSLLPWSEELKVVGRCIDSIASKASVDPANVNWSYTYSKKLAASGEIVESQQTKHAVPKNWWIEDVCDLDLDLYKRAMVAVKSKGRISSDVIGEALKAYAVRWLPDSYDALVADEYTKRNRSLVETIIWLLPSDKGSGCSCRFLLKLLKVVILVGARDLLKEDLMNRISVQLHKASVKDLLIPAKSFGDTIYDVDLVQSLVSRFMMHVRSTHNTDFAERSENRLHEIDLEHESLLALGKLIDCYLAEIASDPDLSISSFIDLSMSVPEAARPIHDGLYTAIDIYLKEHRSLTKAEKKRICSLMDVKKLSTDACMHAAQNERLPLRVVVRVLFFEQMRAAAHGLTASTNDTLHGRTRSRANVEEEWKRPAPENLTSAKKQLGNSKVKEECWSNEGKNGRDSKDGGLLLQSRSRRIFDKFWAGKVRGENKSSETSGSSQSPPTSAKPGEAKSSGTSSRQRRYSVS, from the exons ATGAAGTTTATGAAGCTGGGATCGAAGCCTGACGCATTCCAGTCGGACGGGAGCAACGACAG GTTTGTGGTATCCGAGCTGGCAACAGATGTCATTATACATGTTGGTGAATTGAGATTTTCTTTGCACAAG TTCCCTCTTCTATCCAAGAGCAACCGGTTACAGAGATTGATCCTCAAGGCCAGTGAGGACAGCATTGATGAAGTGTCCATGCATGATTTTCCTGGTGGTCCAAAAGCCTTTGAACTATGTGCTAAATTTTGCTATGGCATGACTGTAATTCTCAATGCCTACAATGTTGTTGCCGCTAGATGTGCAGCAGAGTACCTAGAGATGACTGAAGATGTTGAAAAAGGTAATTTGATATTCAAAATCGAGGTTTTCCTACACTCCGGTGTGTTCTGTAGCTGGAAAGACTCCATCATTGTTCTACAGACCACAAAGTCATTGCTACCCTGGTCTGAGGAACTTAAGGTGGTTGGAAGATGCATAGATTCTATTGCTTCCAAAGCATCTGTTGACCCTGCTAATGTAAACTGGTCCTATACCTATAGCAAGAAATTAGCAGCTTCAGGTGAGATAGTTGAATCCCAACAAACAAAGCATGCTGTTCCCAAGAATTGGTGGATTGAGGATGTATGCGACCTCGATCTTGATCTTTACAAGCGAGCGATGGTTGCTGTGAAGTCTAAAGGGAGAATCTCTTCTGATGTGATAGGAGAAGCCCTCAAGGCTTATGCAGTTAGATGGTTGCCTGATTCTTATGATGCCCTGGTTGCTGATGAATACACAAAAAGGAACAGGAGTCTGGTAGAAACCATCATCTGGCTGTTGCCATCAGATAAAGGTTCAGGTTGTTCCTGTAGGTTCCTTTTAAAATTGTTAAAGGTTGTTATCTTGGTTGGAGCTAGGGATCTATTGAAGGAAGACTTGATGAATCGTATTAGTGTGCAATTGCACAAAGCTTCTGTAAAGGACCTTTTGATTCCGGCAAAATCTTTTGGTGACACTATTTATGATGTTGATTTGGTGCAAAGCTTGGTCAGTAGATTTATGATGCATGTTCGGAGCACTCACAATACTGATTTTGCTGAAAGGAGTGAAAATAGGTTGCATGAAATTGATTTAGAACATGAATCTTTGTTGGCTTTGGGAAAACTGATCGATTGTTATCTTGCTGAAATAGCCAGTGATCCAGATCTGTCAATTTCTAGTTTCATCGATCTTTCTATGTCAGTTCCCGAGGCAGCAAGACCAATCCATGATGGACTCTACACAGCCATCGATATTTATTTGAAG GAGCATCGAAGCCTGACTAAAGCAGAGAAGAAAAGGATTTGCAGTCTGATGGATGTCAAGAAGCTCTCGACAGATGCTTGCATGCATGCAGCACAAAATGAGCGGCTACCTCTTAGAGTGGTGGTGCGGGTCCTCTTCTTTGAACAGATGAGGGCAGCAGCTCATGGCTTAACAGCTTCAACCAATGACACCTTGCATGGCAGGACGAGGTCCAGAGCAAATGTGGAAGAGGAGTGGAAGAGACCAGCGCCAGAGAACCTTACCTCTGCAAAGAAACAGCTAGGGAACTCGAAGGTAAAAGAGGAGTGTTGGAGTAACGAGGGAAAGAATGGTAGGGATAGCAAGGATGGTGGATTGTTGCTGCAGTCTCGATCAAGGAGGATATTTGACAAGTTCTGGGCTGGGAAAGTGCGTGGGGAGAACAAAAGTAGCGAGACATCAGGGAGTTCTCAAAGCCCTCCGACCTCTGCGAAGCCTGGGGAAGCTAAATCATCTGGGACTTCGTCAAGGCAAAGGAGATACTCTGTTTCGTGA